In a genomic window of Macaca nemestrina isolate mMacNem1 chromosome 18, mMacNem.hap1, whole genome shotgun sequence:
- the LOC105491489 gene encoding ubiquitin-conjugating enzyme E2 N-like, which translates to MAGLPHRIIKETQRLLAEPVPGIKTEPDESKARYFHVVTADPQGSPFEGGTFKLELFLPEEYPMAAPKVCFMTKIYHPNVDKLGRICLDILKDKCYLALQIRTVLLSIQALLSAPNPDDPLANDVVEQ; encoded by the coding sequence ATGGCCGGGCTGCCCCACAGGATCATCAAGGAAACCCAGCGTTTGCTGGCAGAACCAGTTCCTGGCATCAAAACAGAACCAGATGAGAGCAAAGCCCGTTATTTTCATGTGGTCACTGCTGACCCTCAAGGTTCCCCCTTTGAGGGAGGGACTTTTAAACTTGAACTATTCCTTCCTGAAGAATACCCAATGGCAGCCCCTAAAGTATGTTTCATGACCAAAATTTATCATCCGAATGTAGACAAGTTGGGAAGAATATGTTTAGATATTTTGAAAGATAAGTGTTACCTAGCACTGCAGATCCGCACAGTTCTGCTATCGATTCAGGCCTTGTTAAGTGCTCCCAATCCAGATGATCCATTAGCAAATGATGTAGTGGAGCAATGA